The genomic stretch ATAATTGGTGATGGTTAAGTGTGAATTAGGTTTTGTTATGCCAAATTCAAGATTGAATCACTTCAAGTGTTGATTTTTGCAGTTTCTCTCTGAAAGTAAGACACTTTCGTCGCTCATTATCTCTTTCAAGGTCAGTTTCTGCCAAGTATTAATATGTATGCAACTTTTTGCTGTCTGATTTGAACTGTATAGGTTTTTTAGTTTTTATGCTTCCGCGTAATTGgtaaaattattttcataaaaatatggTCATCTAAAAGTGTATCATGTGATTATACTTGGCATATACATCTTAGGTAGGTGGTATCATATGgtcaattgaaaatataaaacACGTCTTACACCAATGGCTTGTCTAAATTTAATGCTTGATGGTGATTCCCGTGATGGGATCCAAATAACTTGATAGGAAGAGATGATATTATGCTATTCAATAGACTTATCAGTATAATTCTTCATGTGGAAACGTGGCGGGGGTGTTAATAAAGTGGTTGTCGGCTTGGCCGCTGAATATAAATGTTCATTAGGGTTAACTCTCTTGTTTTCTAGTTGTAGCCTTTTGCGACGACTTGGGAACTACATGTTAGGATCTTGATGGCATGTGGTGCTCAAATGCCTGCAACTTTATGGTATGAGGTAATGATGTTTTGTTGATGAGCACCTCTGGAACACCTTAATATTGTGACTGACAATAAAACTAATGTTGTATTGATTATAGACATGGTGACATGGTCTTCCATTGTTGTAGACTTGATGACAGTAGATGGGTGAGTTCCAATCTAAAAGCTGGAGCACTCTGAACATAATATTATTGATAACAACAATTGCATATCAGCAGTGATACAATTCAAAAACTACAAATAACCTATGCTCTAAGTTATGGGTCGAGGTTATCTTTCTCTTTAGGATTTCTTTTGATTGTCCTATATTGAGTTGGTTATGTTACCAATAATTGGTTCTAGGTATCACGTTCCGCTCACAATAGAATTTTAACGCTTATGCATGACAGAGTTCAATTACCTCCCCCCTTGACTCTGCTCATCTGGTAAATTGATTTCATCCTTTTGGTTACACCAACTTTGATGTGGAATTTGTACTTGTGAAGTAAGTCATCAAACTTTTCACATCACATTCTGGATATTTACTTGAGTTTTGTTCGTTTGAATATTTGCAGATCCCATACGAGATTCAAATCCCCAAGTTCATCTGTAAGTTttatctaattgaatagtttgaGATTACTTAGAAAAGGGAAACTTGTGGGACAATTACAGTTGTATTAAGATTTTGTTTACATTTGCAGCCTAGACATTACCAGAGTCGCAATCCTAACCAAAGTTCAAGGAGCCTATAACAATCTCGTTTAGCTTATAAGTATGTCATAATTGTCTTCAAACTCATAATCATTATTAAGTGCTTGTAGTTaattataattctatatttaatCTTATGATAAGTATTCACTAATTATGTCATTCATTTATAGACAAGACAACAACATAACTCTACTCAATATGGGtactatgtgatgaaaaatatgttggataTTGTCTCTGCCAATATAACCGAGTCTTGGATGaaggtaataaaaataattttactttGTTATTTACTTTGCATTTTGTAACTTAATGTGATTTTTACAAGAATAACTCTATATTGTTATTTACGAATTGTAGGTATTTGATAACCCAACATAATTAACACAAGATGATTTGTATGATTTTGCGACTCCGTTGGAcaaaatgtttctttgagttatataaagatTAAGCTTTATCTGGTGAGTTATATGGAAttgtttataaatatatatatatatatatatatatatatatatatatatatatatatatatatatatatatatatatatatattagagttTTTTGACTTTGGTGTTGTCTGCTGATGTTAATTGGTGTTATTGTTTATTGTCAGCAAATGTGATTTTGGTGTTGTTTACCGAAGCTACAACTCATCTTCTTGTGGATTGCATGTTGGTATTTCAAGTGTGGGAAAGGACTTATAAATAGTTGAATATTTTTGTATGGTTTCACTTGTTTTGTTATTGTTGTAGTAGTCCACAGTGTGTAAACTTCCTTataattttgtacacttgtgtGTATCTTAGATTAATACTTTTATAAATCAATtgttcattttgaagaatatatatGTGCATCCTAACTATTTCGTGCAATGAAATTATCCTTCACTGGTTAGAAAAGTATGAAAATAGCGACATAAATGTGATCTGTGTGATGtgtgaaaaatatgaaaaatagcaacctaaatgtggtctgtgtgatgttgaaaaaatatgaaaatttaggTACAAAAAAATTACTGaaaaaacaccttgatttcactAAAAAGTAGCAAACATATTACATTTGGCCATTGTGGCAACCGATGTTAAAACCTATATATTACATCGGGCCATTGGGGCAACCGATGTTAAAACCTATATATTACATTGGGCCATTGGGGCAACCGATGTtaaattttgcaaatttttttttaaaaaaaaaattggatttttttcacATCAAACATAACATTCAACCGATATGGTATGTGGATTTTTCACATCAGGCTGttgcccgatgtaaaatgtcttgaATTTACTTGGATTTACATCGGACcagacccgatgtaaaatgtacTTTTTGCCCGATGTAAAAAATATTTCCTACATTAGTGAATATAAAATGATTGAGCATTATTAACTGTGAGATGATGTTTTTTTGGTGGTCTTGGTATTGTTTTCTCATTAGATGCTGGTATAGGTGGGTTTTTTTGTCTGGTGTTAATTGTTGGTTTTATTTAGGATGTCATATTGTGTTTTGCTAATATATCAGGTGCAATATAGGTTGTTTTGTATTCTTTTGGGCATTTCTGATGCCTTAGTTTTATATATTTATCCTTTTgctcttgaaaaaaaaaactactaatatatttataaaaacatttatGGTAATCTTTTTATTTTCGTTAGCGACCTTCTATATTAAAGGGTCAAAAAATGAAAATTGGAAGAATATATAAAGATAGACCAGTAATAAAAGATTTATTGTAATAATCATTTAATATTTGGTAGTGCTCTTTTATTAGGATCTTGTATCTTCCTTCCCAATACTATTGGATGGATGGACTCTATATTATCAACTTTCAAATAGCACTATCATTATTCATTACCACACTTTAAAGTTAAACCACTATATATAGTGCGTTATTTTTTCAACTCTCCAAACCAAAAGAAAAACTCTTTCTCGTACAAAATGAGAAACATGATAGGAAGCTAGCCTATCAAAAGTATGAAATTAGGGTTCAACAATAAAAGAGAAAAGACAttaaaaacaaactaagaaaatagagataaaaagataaactttgatttctttgattgcttcaaatgtctctatgagactacattatataacattcttaatggataataataacataaaagcccaaacactactaaaagcccaataaccatcctaataataatactactaatataaatcatataatacccttctatcattgccgcggggttcactttaaccttgtcctcaaggttctaaagtAAAACTTAAGATGCTAAATAGTGATTGCTACATTAATCTTTCCTGGATCCCATTGCTTGAATTTGGAGAGCCAAACTTTTGTGCACACCTTCAATTGTCCACCAAGATCCCATACTCCCGTAAGCTCGAGCCTCTTCACGTTTGCTTGGAAATCCTTTGTCTCTGTTTGCACCTTGAAGGAATCATAATAACCTTTTCCTTTGTTTATCTCACAGGTTGCTTTGTACTCTTCCAAATACCTCATGCTTGGCACAGCCTTCTCCTGAatctccttttttattttctccTCATTTCTTTCTTTTTGCTTTTCTAACTCACCAGCTGCTCTAAGGCACAGCCGTGCTCTTACGCTCAGTCCAAGGCTATCCAAGGCGGCTGCAATATCGGTATTAAGAGCATCACCAGATGACAAGGGAAGGTCATCAAGTTTGTTTAAGTGCACCACATTTTGCATTCCCAAACTCTCCTCTAATTCAGCTTCATAGGCTAGATGTTGCAGTAAGCTTTTGTTGGCAACTTCAGAAAGCTGTGTCGAATCTTTTAGCTGAGCAATATGAAACATGAGTTGTAAAACGGCGTCTGAGTTATTTACCACAATCAACTGGCCATTACCATTGCAGAAAATGTAAGTTCCAAAGGGTCTATAAGGGCTTAACTCAACAAAATTTGTCATAGTCTCCAGCAGCAAATTTGTGTTTCCCATCAGATTACAAGCAACATGCCTTGTAACAGCTGCTGCATTCCTCATCACGGTCGAGTAAAATTCACAACTCAAACTCTCTCTTATTGAATCCTGAGATTCAAAGTTGTTGTCGTCGGGAGTCAAAAGCTGAAGAGCAGGACTAAGAATTTTTTCAATACTAGAAAAAGGAGCAAGAAAAATCCTTGGCACTATGTCATATATCATGACAAAGTGTACGAAGCGACGAGACCAGTTTTGTCTGTTTGAAGCATGAGAGAATATATGATTACCAACCAAAGGAGAACCAAAAGTAACACACATGGGTGACTTATGCTGAATTTGGTTAAGATTCTCTTCTAATGCCCAAAATGTTACAAGAATGGCCAACACAGCACCTGAAGAATGACCTGTAAACACTACTTGCTTCCCTTCTGCCATACCTTTCTTCACCTCCTCATCGTAATTAAGAAGTAAATTTGCCAGCCCATGAGTTCCACCGAGATCGAAAAGAAACAGCCCATGAGTTCCACCGGGATCGAAAAGAAATATGAAGTTTGTTAGTAGCATTACCGAGAATGTGTTTGTAGTCATCTTCCCGACATGCTGCAGACTTGTGTTTGAAGTAATAATAGTTTCTTTGGGAAGATAGAGGAAAATGAAGTCCCTGTTTGGCATTTGATCAAACACCTTGCTTGCACTATTCAGGTAATTTATTTGACAATATGTGTTGAAGATATCAGTCCCATGAACAGAATAATTGTAAGCAAACAAAGCCAAAATCATTGTCGTGATTGAAGGTGGCAATAAGAGTGGACCTGGATCGAAAGGCAATGAGAGTTGAAGGAGGCCATCTATTTTTGCAAACTTCGTATGTGTGTGGAAAAAAACTTGTGCACGTTGCAAGTTAATAGTTTGTGTTTTTGACTGTTGTTGCTTCTTCTTCAAATTGGAATCAATATGTTTTGAGTGTAAAAGAGTATCGGCATTGTAAACCCTCAAAAGTGGTGAATCAGGTGGTTTACGTGGAATTGCAAAATTTCCATCATAGTGAAACTCTTTGTCATTGACGGCAGCCTCGACCTTGATAATCTAACAAACCAAACCAATCGGCCATTTCCTTCCAAATCGAATGCACAACCCGATAACACAAAAGAGAATGCGCCGAAGATTCACCGACCCCATCATAGAAAACACAAGAAAGAttgttagaagaagaagaaatacctctataaactaattaatattaattttttaaaattgtaatttaattaataatacttTCATCACTTTCAAAtccaatatattttattttatattgataatATTTGTGGGTTGTGAATATATCAATATTTGATAAAGGGTAAtctaataaaatcattttttatggtttttgatATGATGATGGTGGCTCTAACGGCAAGAAGTCTAACCTGATTCGTTTGGGGTTGGAAAACAATTCACTTGCATTTTTGTTTGGTCTTTGTGATTGTTTATtctcttgttttttatttttttatactcTTATATTGTTTTAggattatgtttttttttgcagatttccatctttattattattaatatattttatcattaaaaaacgATCTTTCTTGAAATTCTTTTAACCTGCGGTTGCTTTGCTGGTTGATGGGGTACGAGGTGGCTTGCATTCTCAAGTGTTTTCTTTGACTCTATAAAATGTATTGGTATTTCTGCTGCTTTGCAATATTTCATAGGTTGTATTTTTATGGAGTAGTGGCGGTTTTTGTTGTTATGTCATTTCTGGTGTTAGGCTTGTCACCTGTAATATGGCTGTCATTAAAACTTAAAACTTCCAATATTGGCATACCTTAAATTTGTGTGTGTTTAATGTTTAATAATTACCTTGCCTCTTAGAAAAAACTACCACAAAAAGGTGAGTGATAGAAAGAGTGttgaaaacaaattaattagaGTGACAAGAATAACTAAACTGGTATGAATCAAAagttaaacaaaaaaaactaattgGTCTGTGCCCTTCACAAGGTCCGTAGCGAAAGACCCATGGACctttctacttcagctgcaaGTCAGAGCTTGCAAAATCAATAACAAACCAACACAAAATGAACTCTTATTACACCTAAGAGTATCCATATCCATGACACTCATTTTTGTGTCTTAAATGGACCCTATTTGATATTTAATATTacttcatatttataataaattaaatcattCAATCATATTTTCTAAATATCCATATATTATCCAAAAGTTTAAAAAGATAAGGAAAAAATTATGACACAGTGGTGTTTTTTTACCTCGGTGATTTAATTATACAATTATCCAAAACACTCTGATACAATAGTATTGATTAGTGTGAAGCCACTTTCAAACCTACCCGATGCGCATGCTAGCATACTTTAAAACATCCACAATCACTTCCTTTCTGCACAAAATTTCTGATCCACCACATTAGGATTTCATAAAATAAATGGAAGAATCACTACTAAAAATATGGCATTTGAGAAAAGGTATTTACATCAGGTATAAAAATATATGATGTAAACAATATTTGtcaaaggattttacatcagacatttattttcaataataagaaaaatatttgatttagggaAAAATATAATACGGTGGCAGTTTGGTAAATAAAAGGATTTTTGTTATAAAAGGTCATTACATCGGGCCAATTTCCCAACCCATGTAAAAAGtccaatgattaaaaaaataaaaatactgtGGCAGTTTGTTAAATAAAAGGATTTCTGTTATAAAAGGTCATTATATCAGTCCAATTGCCCAACCGATGTAAAAAGCATATAACCCTAATATAACGTGGCATACTGAAGTAAAAAAAGGCCTTTTTCCACAAAACCCTAATATTCTTTACCATACTCATTCATTCCCAAAACCTTGTTCTTTGTTTCCACCGCTGCATCCTTATCTGCGATCACCCACCTGCCATCTCTATTTCTCCAAACCACAACAACCTTCATCCGCCATATCCATGCTTCTTATTCCGGTCCGCTATTCCACAACAACCTTCCACACCGTCACTATTGTACCGCCGCTCAACACATAACTCTCTAGCTTCCATAACCAGCTTCGACGTCATTATCGGTAACTCTTACTTTTCAttagttttctttctttttgtagtGACTTATTTGATTGAACATCGCATGTCTAAATATTACTGCTTATGTGCATCGCATATGATTTCTGAAGTCTAAGGATAAAGTATAATTGGTGATGGTTAAGTGTGAATTAGGTTTTGTTATGCCAAATTCAAGATTGAATCACTTCAAGTGTTGATTTTTGCAGTTTCTCTCTGAAAGTAAGACACTTTCGTCGCTCATTATCTCTTTCAAGGTCAGTTTCTGCCAAGTATTAATATGTATGCAACTTTTTGCTGTCTGATTTGAACTGTATAGGTTTTTTAGTTTTTATGCTTCCGCGTAATTGgtaaaattattttcataaaaatatggTCATCTAAAAGTGTATCATGTGATTATACTTGGCATATACATCTTAGGTAGGTGGTATCATATGgtcaattgaaaatataaaacACGTCTTACACCAATGGCTTGTCTAAATTTAATGCTTGATGGTGATTCCCGTGATGGGATCCAAATAACTTGATAGGAAGAGATGATATTATGCTATTCAATAGACTTATCAGTATAATTCTTCATGTGGAAACGTGGCGGGGGTGTTAATAAAGTGGTTGTCGGCTTGGCCGCTGAATATAAATGTTCATTAGGGTTAACTCTCTTGTTTTCTAGTTGTAGCCTTTTGCGACGACTTGGGAACTACATGTTAGGATCTTGATGGCATGTGGTGCTCAAATGCCTGCAACTTTATGGTATGAGGTAATGATGTTTTGTTGATGAGCACCTCTGGAACACCTTAATATTGTGACTGACAATAAAACTAATGTTGTATTGATTATAGACATGGTGACATGGTCTTCCATTGTTGTAGACTTGATGACAGTAGATGGGTGAGTTCCAATCTAAAAGCTGGAGCACTCTGAACATAATATTATTGATAACAACAATTGCATATCAGCAGTGATACAATTCAAAAACTACAAATAACCTATGCTCTAAGTTATGGGTCGAGGTTATCTTTCTCTTTAGGATTTCTTTTGATTGTCCTATATTGAGTTGGTTATGTTACCAATAATTGGTTCTAGGTATCACGTTCCGCTCACAATAGAATTTTAACGCTTATGCATGACAGAGTTCAATTACCTCCCCCCTTGACTCTGCTCATCTGGTAGATTGATTTCATCCTTTTGGTTACACCAACTTTGATGTGGAATTTGTACTTGTGAAGTAAGTCATCAAACTTTTCACATCACATTCTGGATATTTACTTGAGTTTTGTTCGTTTGAATATTTGCAGATCCCATACGAGATCCAAATCCCCAAGTTCATCTGTAAGTTttatctaattgaatagtttgaGATTACTTAGAAAAGGGAAACTTGTGGGACAATTACAGTTGTATTAAGATTTTGTTTACATTTGCAGCCTAGACATTACCAGAGTCGCAATCCTAACCAAAGTTCAAGGAGCCTATAACAATCTCGTTTAGCTTATAAGTATGTCATAATTGTCTTCAAACTCATAATCATTATTAAGTGCTTGTAGTTaattataattctatatttaatCTTATGATAAGTATTCACTAATTATGTCATTCATTTATAGACAAGACAACAACATAACTCTACTCAATATGGGtactatgtgatgaaaaatatgttggataTTGTCTCTGCCAATATAACCGAGTCTTGGATGaaggtaataaaaataattttactttGTTATTTACTTTGCATTTTGTAACTTAATGTGATTTTTACAAGAATAACTCTATATTGTTATTTACGAATTGTAGGTATTTGATAACCCAACATAATTAACACAAGATGATTTGTATGATTTTGCGACTCCGTTGGAcaaaatgtttctttgagttatataaagatTAAGCTTTATCTGGTGAGTTATATGGAAttgtttataaatatatatatatatatatatatatatatatatatatatatatatatatatatatatatatatatatatatataataattagagTTTTTTGACTTTGGTGTTGTCTGCTGATGTTAATTGGTGTTATTGTTTATTGTCAGCAAATGTGATTTTGGTGTTGTTTACCGAAGCTACAACTCATCTTCTTGTGGATTGCATGTTGGTATTTCAAGT from Vicia villosa cultivar HV-30 ecotype Madison, WI linkage group LG4, Vvil1.0, whole genome shotgun sequence encodes the following:
- the LOC131597950 gene encoding protein EDS1L-like, encoding MGSIIKVEAAVNDKEFHYDGNFAIPRKPPDSPLLRVYNADTLLHSKHIDSNLKKKQQQSKTQTINLQRAQVFFHTHTKFAKIDGLLQLSLPFDPGPLLLPPSITTMILALFAYNYSVHGTDIFNTYCQINYLNSASKVFDQMPNRDFIFLYLPKETIITSNTSLQHVGKMTTNTFSVMLLTNFIFLFDPGGTHGLFLFDLGGTHGLANLLLNYDEEVKKGMAEGKQVVFTGHSSGAVLAILVTFWALEENLNQIQHKSPMCVTFGSPLVGNHIFSHASNRQNWSRRFVHFVMIYDIVPRIFLAPFSSIEKILSPALQLLTPDDNNFESQDSIRESLSCEFYSTVMRNAAAVTRHVACNLMGNTNLLLETMTNFVELSPYRPFGTYIFCNGNGQLIVVNNSDAVLQLMFHIAQLKDSTQLSEVANKSLLQHLAYEAELEESLGMQNVVHLNKLDDLPLSSGDALNTDIAAALDSLGLSVRARLCLRAAGELEKQKERNEEKIKKEIQEKAVPSMRYLEEYKATCEINKGKGYYDSFKVQTETKDFQANVKRLELTGVWDLGGQLKVCTKVWLSKFKQWDPGKINVAITI